One Primulina huaijiensis isolate GDHJ02 chromosome 8, ASM1229523v2, whole genome shotgun sequence genomic region harbors:
- the LOC140983188 gene encoding protein NRT1/ PTR FAMILY 8.1-like, whose protein sequence is MNITESTLWKVPMDVIMESDRFTKEETLESSTLVSNGCVNYKGVIADKRKTGGWKASPFIIVSEVAERFAFFAIAVNMVAYLVGEMHQPLPVAATHVTNWAGAAYVLTLFGAFVADAYLGRFFTIIVFSCIYAVGMVMLTLSGSMHRLRPPHCTSKPCIPASNSQTSFLYCALSLIALGTGGIKPCVSSFGADQFDESDHKEAQKKYAFFNWFFFAINMGALFGITLLVYMQVELGWSWGFGIPTAAMISSIFMLGAGYVKYRYQKPMGSAFTRFFQVIVASVRNLAKSVDVGKGGNCLYEVETKESDIFGARKLSHTQQYRYLDAAAVITDPYCNTNNRWKLCTVTQVEEFKSFIRILPVWASTLALPISFAQLSTFFIGQARIMDRKLGSNFEIPSGSIPVFSAINALILIPIYEKFMVPFLRIKTGHPRGITSLQRMGIGLIASIFAMAFAAVVEKARRERDSGHQISGLMSVFWLFPQCFLIGTAEVFTYVGQLEFFYDEATDGTRSISSAVFLCEIGIGSWLSSAIVNIIERVQQGWLRDDLNKSRLDYFYWILAGLNGVNFLVFSWVAWRYKGRPDMVIELSARRN, encoded by the exons atgaatATTACTGAAAGTACTCTTTGGAAAGTGCCCATGGACGTGATTATGGAATCCGACAGGTTCACCAAG GAAGAAACATTGGAATCTTCAACTCTGGTTTCCAATGGCTGTGTTAACTATAAAGGGGTGATAGCTGATAAACGAAAAACTGGAGGGTGGAAAGCCTCCCCTTTCATCATAG TGAGTGAGGTGGCAGAGAGGTTTGCATTCTTCGCAATAGCTGTAAACATGGTGGCATATCTGGTGGGGGAAATGCATCAGCCACTGCCGGTGGCCGCCACTCATGTCACCAATTGGGCCGGCGCAGCCTATGTTCTCACCTTGTTTGGAGCTTTTGTAGCTGATGCGTATTTGGGACGGTTTTTCACCATTATCGTCTTCTCTTGCATATATGCAGTG GGAATGGTGATGCTTACACTTTCAGGATCCATGCACAGATTAAGGCCCCCTCACTGCACCTCCAAGCCCTGCATTCCCGCCTCAAATTCCCAAACATCCTTCCTCTACTGCGCCCTTTCCCTCATAGCCCTGGGCACTGGCGGAATCAAGCCATGCGTTTCCTCATTCGGAGCAGACCAATTCGACGAATCTGATCacaaagaagcacagaaaaaatACGCGTTTTTTAACTGGTTTTTCTTTGCCATAAACATGGGAGCCCTTTTTGGCATTACCCTTTTGGTTTACATGCAAGTTGAACTAGGATGGAGTTGGGGATTTGGGATCCCAACTGCGGCCATGATTAGTTCTATCTTTATGTTGGGTGCTGGATATGTAAAGTATCGGTATCAGAAGCCGATGGGGAGTGCGTTTACAAGGTTTTTTCAAGTGATTGTGGCTTCAGTGAGGAATCTTGCCAAGAGCGTTGATGTGGGGAAAGGAGGAAATTGCTTGTACGAGGTTGAGACTAAGGAATCCGATATTTTTGGTGCTAGGAAGCTTTCTCATACTCAACAATACAG ATATCTGGATGCTGCAGCTGTTATTACAGATCCTTATTGCAATACTAACAATCGCTGGAAACTCTGCACAGTCACGCAGGTGGAAGAATTCAAATCCTTCATTAGAATCCTCCCTGTTTGGGCTTCAACGTTAGCTCTTCCCATCTCCTTTGCCCAGCTCTCCACGTTCTTCATCGGCCAGGCAAGAATCATGGATCGAAAACTGGGCTCCAATTTCGAAATCCCGTCAGGCTCAATCCCCGTCTTCAGCGCCATTAACGCTCTAATCTTAATCCCTATCTACGAAAAATTCATGGTCCCGTTTCTCCGCATAAAAACAGGCCATCCTCGTGGAATCACCTCTCTGCAAAGAATGGGTATCGGGCTCATAGCGTCCATCTTCGCCATGGCTTTTGCTGCAGTAGTGGAAAAAGCACGCAGGGAACGAGATTCTGGTCACCAAATATCCGGGTTGATGAGCGTTTTCTGGTTGTTTCCTCAGTGTTTTCTCATCGGCACAGCTGAGGTGTTTACTTACGTAGGGCAGCTGGAGTTTTTCTACGACGAGGCCACGGATGGTACGAGAAGCATCAGCAGCGCTGTGTTTCTATGCGAAATCGGGATCGGTAGTTGGCTGAGTAGCGCCATTGTCAATATAATTGAAAGAGTGCAACAGGGGTGGCTGCGGGATGATCTGAACAAAAGCCGGCTGGATTACTTCTACTGGATTTTGGCAGGGTTAAATGGGGTGAATTTCTTGGTGTTTTCGTGGGTTGCATGGAGGTATAAAGGCAGGCCCGATATGGTGATTGAATTAAGTGCACGGAGGAATTGA